The sequence CTTTAGTCTGCCCTCCATAAATGAAAAGCATGGGTAAATAATAATCTGGCTCGCTCAGTGCGAAAGCGCCCTGGTAATCATATTTTTGGTAATAGAAAACCGACTCTTCAAAATGCGCAGTTTCATGTTTCATATTTGCATAGTTACCCCACGAAACTCTCCCGCCTTCGATTAAAAGTTTGTAATAATATTCACTGCTATCGTAATTCTGATTGTAATTATGTAAGATCGCGAGGTAATGGTAAACGGTAAGAAGGTCTTGCTGTTCTTGTCCAGGACCAAACCACATCTCATTAAGCGTTTGGTTCTTTTTTATTTTTTCGATCTGCAAATAGCAGTATTGAAAAGCTAATGCCTCGTTTTCCTCCAGACTATTTTTTAAAAAAGGGTATTTTTTAGAATTATAAAACCGGTTACGATGAACGATCCATGCCCGGTCGCTATTGGTGCTCACATAATCCTTCTGCAAATTATAATGGTCAATGCGATCTAATAAGGCCATCGTTTTTTCAGGCATTTCGAGATTATTATAACATCTTCCTAAAACATAAACCAACTGATGAAAATCGTCGAAGAGCTGAAGATTTTGGCTGTAATATCCAACAGAAGAAAATATCCTCATAAGATTATCACCGTAGTCTTTCTCCATGAGATCCAGGGCTTTTTCTAAAGGAACCACCGCATAACTATAACCCAGATAATCTGCACTACGGTTATATTTATACATCCCTTCATAATAATATCCTACATAATACGTACTGTCCAGGCGAATAAATTCACGACTTCTGGGCAAAGCATCTTTATCGTTAGTTGACACCCCTGTGCGTTTAGCGTTAATCTCGTAGCGGGCCGCCGCAGTATTTTGAGCCCTTAGGTCGTTGACGAAAAGGCACGCGAAAACAACAAACAAAGTTGCTGAGTAATTTAATCTTATATATAAAAAAAGACTAGATAACATTCTTGGCAGTAGTAATATTTAATTTCCGCAAACGGTCCATCTCTTTAACCAGGATACCACTCAATGCTTTTTGTTTCGCTTCTTTGTTCCTGTATATTAACCGGTGATCTATTACTGCGTTTGTTATTCGCAGGTCATCTTCTGTTACAAAACTTCTTCCGTTTACCATCGCAAAAGCTTTCAGACATTTTAAAAAAGTAATTCCACTTCTTGTAGATGCTCCAAGCACAATATCGGGATGCTTGCGGGTAGCGCTTACAATGTTTCTTACACTGCTCACAAGTTCTTCATGAATGAAAACTTTTTCTGCCTCCTGCTGAAGAAATAAAATGTCTTCCATATTTAAAGCCTGTTTCACATTCTCAATATTACTTTGTATACCTAAGTAATCTTTATAAATTTCAAGCTCGGTAGCTTCATCCACATAGCCAAAATAAATCTTAATAAAAAAACGGTCTAATTGTGCTGCTGGCAAAGGATAAGTTCCTTCCATCTCCACAGGATTCTGTGTAGCAATGGTAAAAAACAATTTCTCAAGCGGATAAGTTATGTCCCCCATAGTAATTTGATGTTCAGCCATACATTCGAGCAAAGCTGATTGCACTTTGGGCGAAGCACGGTTTATTTCATCAGCCAACAAAACATTACAAAACAGCGGTCCCTTCTTGAAAATAAACTCTTTTTTTACATCGTCGAAAATATGCGAACCAATTAAGTCCATTGGCAAAAGATCGGGCGTAAATTGAATACGTTTAAAATCAGATACACTCACTCCTGCTCTACCGGAAATACTTTTAGCCAGGATTTTTGCCATCACCGTTTTTCCCGTGCCTGGATTATCCTCCATTAAAATGTGTCCTTTAGCGAGCAATGCGGTAATAATATATTCTATTTGTGGACGTTTACCACGAATTACAGATTCTATATTAACGACCAGTTTTTGAATACTTGCCATTGCTCTTTCCATTTGCAGTGTTTGCTCTTCCATAGTAATTCTATTTAGATTTTGAAAAAAAATGTAGCGTTGCTGTTAAGTTTAAAAATTTACCAAAACGTGTTTTAAAAGGAACTTGCTCTTTTACCTTACTTATAAAAGGTTGGTAGAAATTCCTAAGGACTCTTTGTTCTTCTACCGTTAAAGGGAAAGAGCTGTATTTCATTTTCTGATAAACCGCGTTAAAATCAAAAAATTGAGTTGAAAATTTTGCATCTACCGATTTTAAATAATCGTTTGGCCGCAGAGGATCAGCCTCTATGCCAAGTTGATTCAAATAGTATAAGCACGCGGTATAGCGGGCGTAGCCACTGCCATCTTTTTCAGATCTAGCTCTATTATCCATATACATCCAAATACTCCAGGGGAGAAGAAATAATATAAGCACTAAACTCACAAGGGATATTAAGGTAATCCAAAGAACTTTGATCCAGTCAACATCCGTGTTAATTTCCGTCTTCCCATTTTCCTTTTGCTTCCTGGTGGGATCCTTTGTCATGATTTTAATCTCATCAATAGGCACAGGCACCGGAAGTTTTTTCACAATACCATCCACGTTATCATTTTTTAAAGCATAAATCGTTTTCAATACTTCCGCGTGTGAAACAGCGGTAACATGCATACCTTCCTTCAAGGCACTAAAATTTGTTATTCCTGTGTCACTGGTTATAGTAGCTAAAGAGATGTCTGCTAAAAGATCTGTTCCTTTACTTGTATAATCTGTATCATGGTAAAGAAGCTTTTCAACACTCATTGTCAGTCTTTTTTGCTTTTGATCCACAAATTTAATCTGTCCATCTGCCACCAAAAAAGTCTTCATCACATTTTCCGGAGGTGTGCCATCAGGTTGTGAAGCCTGTTGTGTATTAACATCCGGAATGGTTGTATCGAAATCAATCCAACCAAATTCGTTGAAATATACTTGTACCCAGGCGTGCGCCTGATCTCTGTAAAACCAATACCAACCGGGGTTTTTATTACTCCTGTCAGTTGTAGAAAAGCCAACTGCCACACGGGATGGAATTCCTAAAGAACGCAACATAAATAAAGTTGCGCCTGCAAAATAAGCACAATATCCTTTACGGTTCTCTAATAAAAAATATGTAAGCTTGTTAGCGCTTGGTAAACCGGGTACGCCAGGATTATCAGAGTACTTAAACAAAGGTTGACCGAATTCATTTTTGCTTGTAAAATAATCTCTTAAAGCTAAAATCTTATCGATAGGAGTTCTGGCATTTTTTGTAAGATTTTTTGCCAGCTCCCCGATTTTACGATACTCTGCATCTTTTGGCATGTAAGTGTAATAGTTCATAAACGCCTCATCCGGACCTTTGATCTCGGTTACTTCCCGAAGCAATTCGAAACGTTGTTGCTGAAAATCTTCAAGCTGAACATTTCCTGCCGGATTGTAAATAAAATAAGCGCTGTTTAATTCACTCACCCACATCTTTGCCTGATAGGCACTTCTGTAGGTTTGTTTTTGTTCTTTCGGAACAGAAATAGGTTGGCAAAAGAAAGAAGTAGATGGCGCAAGAAATTCAGTAGAAGATAAACTCACATTATAAATTTCAGCTGTAACAATTTTGCGATTGCGTATTGCTAAAGAATTTTCAATTACTTTTTGATCGGTCTTTTTAAAATACAGCGGAATTTGTGATGGATCGGGATCAAATAAATCGTTGTACGGAATATTTTTATCTGTTTCGAAAGTCTGCGTAGCTGTGTCAAATTTCGTGTAATAAAAAGCAGTAAAATAAAGGGGATTTGGAGTTTTTCCGTCGCTTAAAAAATTATCAAGACGTGCTACAAAAACGAGGTCCTTATCTTTATTGAGAGAACCGGCTAGTTTTGACTGATCTTTATTCTTCACCCCACCGCCTTCATCTTTCTGAGTCATGGATTCATTTTTTTCCGTGCCTTTGCCACCCCCGGATTTGGAACCACCACCCCACTCTTTTTCAATGGCATTAAACTCATTTCTAAAAACATTCAAGAGCACCAAAAACAATACCAGAAAAAAAACTGCAAATCCAACCAGGCGTTTACCGATAAACAACCCAAAACGCTCTTCCTCTTCATTCATATTCCGAATGAGTTCTGAAGTGTAGATTATATAAAAAGCATAAGTCAAAAATGGAACAAATGCGTTTATAAGTGCTGTAACATGAACGTCGGTTGTTTTACTTACAACTACAATTTGTATAACCAAAAGCAGCACAGCCCAGCAAACCGTAAAATATTTGGAGCGGCTAAAACCAAACCCAACAAGCCATCCGCAACAAAACAAAATAGAGAAAACTAAAAATTGTATGGAGACATAAAAGGAGTCAAACTCACTGACATTAATACTTCCCAATGATTTATAGACAATGTATTGAAGTATAAACAGAAGTCCGGCCGTTGCCCAAAACCGAAAACGAAAAGCATAAAAGATAATAGACAAAACCACTCCGGCGAAAAAATACAGCCCTTGCTTAACCCAATGATTCTCGAGAATAGAATAAAATAAATTCAGACGCCAGAGTAAATAAAATACCAAAGCCGCTGTGGGAAGAGCAAGTAAGAATAACTGCGCTACAACTTTTTTTACACTATGTAGTTTTCCTATCGCCATTTAGTTGATAACGAGTTGCTGATGATCTTTTAAAAGTAACTTAAGTTCTTTTTCATTCTGCTCAATTTTAAATCTCAACTTAGACAAATTCCACGAACTTCTATAGGTTGCCGTTTTATCAGTTTCCTGCTGAATAAAGATCCACTGCAACCAATGTGTAAAATCAAGATCGTTCAAACTTTCCGTTAAGGGAACAAATACAAACGAAACGTTGTGCCCGTATCTATCTACCAGTTCTTTCACCTGCTCCACCTCACTTAAAGAAGAAAGCAAAACAACGGCAGCATCTTTTGGATCAAAAAAACTTTTGAGTTGCGTTTCAGTTTGCCAGGAAGACAGTGTTATAGCATATTTTGTTCTGTCATCATTACTGTTAGCAGACTGGGGAATCGGCTGGTCAGAGACATAGCGCACCTCAAAACCTTTTCTCTCAAACTGCTGGTAAAGTGACCAACACATGGTTTTATAATAATTCAGGAATGGCACTTCAATTACTTCATTCCCCCGAACATCGAAAGAAGAAAAAAATGAAGGATAAAAATATATGTGTGAAGCGTAGGGATCCAAAACCTCTGGTATTCTCACAACAAGCTCTTTATTCTTAGCGTAAATCTTCCACACAATCCTTCTTACGTCATCACTGTTCTCGAAGTTTTTATAATTGATGTACTCGCCTTCTACTTTTTTAAGCTCCTCTATACGGGTAGTCTGCTCTTCTGTCTTGCGAGGAAAGGCATGGACACTTTTTATTTCCTGAACTTTCGGAGGTGTATAAAAAGAATTATTAGCCAATAAAGGAGTGGCGAAAGAAAAGAACTGAAAAAAATCTTCGAAATAAACAATTACTTTTTCAATACGGTATTCACGAATCTCGGGAAGGTCCCAGGAATAAACACCATCGAGTGCTGTATTAATAATTTTGCCCTTGCCTAGTTTTACAAGATCAAATTTTTTAGAGTAACGCGTTTCATCATAATTTAAACGAATGCGAATGTAACCCAGCAATGGTTGTAAAATGGGATGAATGTAGATAGAAACTTTTTGTTTGCTCCCGTCTTCTGTAGAAGTGGTGGTAAGACGTACTAGAATTCCACGCCGCCGTTGCTGCAACTTAAAATACACAAAAGCCACACTTACAGAAAGCATTCCCAGGCAAAGAATAAAAGATCCAACAAATAAAGCAAGCGACAATAAAAGCTTAAAAATATCTTTGTAAGACGAATCAGGTATTTCAGAAGCCCGATGCAACCAGCGATAACCAAGAAAAGCGGCCAAAGCAAATAAAAGAAAATAGAGTGTAAACGGAAGATAAAATCCAATGCGCTTTCCTAAAAAAAGTAACTTTTTTAAACGCGACCTGATCATATACTTGCTTATCTTTTTTTTAAAGCTAATACTTTTTTCATTCAGAATCCAGGACCCTTCAGCCTTTAACGTAATTTCTTTTTTGCTCTCACGTATTGATCGGGCCAGTCGACATCCTGCCCAAGTTCGTGAGCAGCATGCAAGGGAAAATAAGGGTCACGTAACAATTCGCGAGCCATAAATACCAGATCCGCGCGATTGTCAACAATGATAGACTCCGCTTCCTGCGCAGTCGTAATAAGTCCCACAGCACCGGTCCTTATCTCACTATTTTTCCGAATACTTTCTGCGAGATCGGTTTGATACATTGGTTTTAATTCTATTTTTACACCATGTACATTTCCACCGGTAGAACAATCTATAAGATCAACATCCAGTTCTTTTAAAACTTTTGCCAGTTCAATAGAATCCTTTTCAGTCCAGCCGCCCTCTGCATATTCTGTAGCAGAAAGGCGCACAAATAAAGGAAGTTCAGTAGGCCATACCGTGCGGACAGCTTCTACCAGCTCTCTTAAAAAGCGCGTACGATTCTCAAAACTTCCACCATAATTATCGGTGCGGGTATTGCTAAGCGGCGATAAAAATTCGTGAATTAAATACCCATGGGCCCCATGTAGTTCAACGATTTTAAAACCGGCTTTCAGTGCGCGTTCTGCCCCATCTTTAAACCGCTTTACCAAAGTCTTAATTTCAACCTTCGTTAATTCTTTTGGAATAGGATCACCTTCTTTAAAAGCAATCGCACTCGGAGCAACCGTCTCCCAACCACCATCGTTCATTCCAATAGCCTGGCCACCTTTAAAGGGCGATTCCATGCTGGATTTACGGCCTGCATGCGCAAGCTGAATGCCCGGAACGGCGCCGTGGGTTTCTACAAAAGTGGTAATGCGTTTTAAATGTTCTATGTGTTCGTCTTTCCAGATACCGAGATCAGAAGGAGATATTCTTCCTTCCGGAACAACCGCCGTGGCTTCCGTAAAAACCAACCCCGCTCCTCCAACTGCTCTGCTTCCCAAATGCACGAGGTGCCATTCACCGGCAAAACCATCCAGGCTGGAGTATTGACACATAGGTGAAACTACCAGTCTGTTTTTAATAGTGATTGATTTTATTTGTACCGGTGTGAAAAGTTCTGCCATAATTTTAATGTTGATCTTCACAAAAATAACATTACAGGCAGAATATAAACGTGAAAAAATCACAAGAGGATCTGCCCCAAATTTGGCGCCCGGCTTGGAAAAAAAATGTAAATTGTCGGCCAGTAATAACCCAAATATGATCAGGCTTCTAATTGTCTTTCTATTTTCTTTTATATGTTTTTCCTGCGAAACTCTTTTCGAAGACGAAGATCTTAAAATCATATACTTTCCAAATAGCGATCTCATAAAACAATCTATAGAATATAAAGACGGTAAAAAATCAGGCGCCTTTAAAGAATTTTACAGAAATGGAAATCCAAAAACCATTCAGCATTACCGAAACGATACGCTTACTGACACTTCTTTCTTCTTCTTCGAAAACGGCGTGCTCGGTAGTCTGCAAATTTTTAAAAATGGTGGCAAAACAGGTTGCTGGAAAAAATTTAATAAGCAGGGGCGCGAATACTGGAATGTTACTTTTAAGAACGGACTACTGGATGGCAAGGCCGAAGAATACAGTTACAGAACCATTCGCCTGCTAACCCGCAATAACTATTTTCAGGGAAAGAAACAGGGTCGACAGGAATCCTATTATCCTAACGGCAAGCCAAAGTCTATTACGTATTTCGAAGATGGCTTGGAATCAGAGAACGCACAGGAATGGGATGAAAAAGGAAAAGAAATACATAATGATTTTAGTATTCACGTTACTGAGAAAAATTTAGTGTTACTCGAAAATAAACTAACTTACTACATAACGCTGGACAATCCTCAACCAGACGATTGTGTCTATGAAATACAGTCACCCCAGATTTCTAAAAAAATTGTGACTATTCGCCGTCTCGAAAAAAATGGCAACAGTCATATCACAGACTACTACATCAGTAAAGGCGGCTTCGTGATGGAAGAAGTGCACATTGCTGTTTTTCGTAAAACTGCATTGGGAAATCAGATTGTAAAGCGCAGTAAATTTATGGCGTCTGCAAATAATTTCTAGTTAAGTTTGATTGAGTCGCATTTGCAAAGCAAAACTATTAGGAGCGTAGATAAGTCCCTTTTTTAAAAGTTCTCTACAACGCTTTACATTTCCCTTCTTATAATAAAAAGTCGCTCCTTCAGAATACGCTTTTTCAACGTATGCTGGTGTATGTTCAACGGTCTTGTCATCGGCAACTATAGATTCAAATTCTTTTAAATAATTATCTCCCTTAACAGCATTTCCCAGAAGATAACTCTGGTAACCCAGTTGTAAAACACAATTACTCCTTATCCCGTTTAGCCAATTAGATGTTGCGAGAAAAGCAAAGTCTGAAGAGAATTTTTTTGCCAGGTTCAGAATTTCCTGAGCTTCCGTCATCTTCTCAGCTTTTCGCGATAATTGCGCAATGATCAAACTTCTAAGGTCAGCCGGTTCTGGATTTGCGGTATAAGCGCCAAGCAGATGCTCATAAATAATCTTATCACTTTTTTCAGCAATAAACGCTACACGTGCAAGATTGTAATGGTAACTAAAAGCAATGTCGTTCTTTAAACCAGAATCTTTTAACGACTTGTGGATGATATTAAAAGATGCTTCATATTTTCCGTAATCAGAGCGATCAATAAGTTGATGCTG is a genomic window of Sphingobacteriaceae bacterium containing:
- a CDS encoding NADPH dehydrogenase NamA — encoded protein: MAELFTPVQIKSITIKNRLVVSPMCQYSSLDGFAGEWHLVHLGSRAVGGAGLVFTEATAVVPEGRISPSDLGIWKDEHIEHLKRITTFVETHGAVPGIQLAHAGRKSSMESPFKGGQAIGMNDGGWETVAPSAIAFKEGDPIPKELTKVEIKTLVKRFKDGAERALKAGFKIVELHGAHGYLIHEFLSPLSNTRTDNYGGSFENRTRFLRELVEAVRTVWPTELPLFVRLSATEYAEGGWTEKDSIELAKVLKELDVDLIDCSTGGNVHGVKIELKPMYQTDLAESIRKNSEIRTGAVGLITTAQEAESIIVDNRADLVFMARELLRDPYFPLHAAHELGQDVDWPDQYVRAKKKLR